One region of Streptomyces sp. NBC_00442 genomic DNA includes:
- a CDS encoding VOC family protein — protein MTQSETRRIPGTPCWVSLMVHGLAATQEFYGALFGWEFSPGPQQLGPYVRALLDGQEVAGIGQLPPDRHLPIAWTTYLATDDADATAETIRHCGGTVGVGPLDAGEAGRMAIASDPAGAVFGIWQGGAHIGAAVAGAPGTPAWNELVTRETSSVAKFYQALFPYDVEPVISADFDHVTLHLEGRPVASLQGVGNALPRDKGSHWMTYFEVADVDEAAARASDLGGHVLRQPREEAGGRAATVADPEGAVFTVVRSLG, from the coding sequence ATGACCCAGTCGGAGACCCGGCGCATCCCTGGCACACCCTGCTGGGTGAGTCTCATGGTGCACGGTCTGGCCGCGACCCAGGAGTTCTACGGCGCACTGTTCGGCTGGGAGTTCAGCCCCGGCCCGCAGCAGCTCGGCCCCTACGTCCGCGCTCTGCTCGACGGCCAGGAGGTCGCCGGGATCGGCCAGTTGCCGCCCGACCGTCATCTGCCGATCGCGTGGACCACCTACTTGGCGACCGACGACGCGGACGCGACGGCCGAGACGATCCGGCACTGCGGCGGGACCGTCGGCGTCGGCCCGCTCGACGCCGGCGAGGCCGGCCGGATGGCGATCGCCTCGGACCCGGCGGGCGCCGTGTTCGGCATCTGGCAGGGCGGCGCGCACATCGGCGCCGCCGTCGCGGGCGCGCCCGGCACCCCCGCCTGGAACGAGCTCGTCACGCGCGAGACGTCGTCCGTCGCCAAGTTCTACCAGGCGCTGTTCCCCTACGACGTGGAGCCGGTCATCTCGGCCGACTTCGACCACGTGACCCTGCACCTGGAGGGCCGGCCGGTGGCCTCGCTCCAGGGCGTGGGCAACGCGCTGCCGCGCGACAAGGGTTCGCACTGGATGACGTACTTCGAGGTGGCCGATGTCGACGAGGCCGCCGCGCGGGCGTCCGACCTCGGGGGCCATGTGCTGCGGCAGCCGCGCGAGGAGGCCGGCGGGCGGGCCGCGACGGTCGCCGACCCGGAGGGGGCCGTGTTCACCGTCGTCCGGTCGCTCGGCTGA
- a CDS encoding MFS transporter: MPSPYRAIFAAPGTKGFSAAGLLGRMPLSMMGIGVVTMISQLTGRYGLAGALSATLAMSAAVIGPQISRLVDRHGQRRVLRPATLVSVAAVTGLLVCAQRGAPDWTLFVFAAGAGCVPSVGSMVRARWAEIYRGDAQNLHTAYSWESIVDELCFILGPILSIGLSTAWFAEAGPLIAACFLVAGVLWLTAQRGTEPVPHPHEHHSGRSALSSRGLQVLVATFVATGAIFGSVDVVTVAFADERGHKALASLVLAVYALGSCLAGAVFGLLRLRGSASTRWLVGVCAMAVSMIPLQLAGNLPFLAVTLFVAGLFIAPTMVTTMALVEQHVPRSRLTEGMTWTSTGLAVGVALGSSAAGWVVDAAGAQAGYLVSGVSGTLAAVVAFLGYRRLRRPVPHREGLGADERSERQQHLA; this comes from the coding sequence TTGCCCAGTCCCTATCGCGCGATCTTCGCCGCCCCCGGCACCAAGGGGTTCTCCGCCGCCGGTCTGCTCGGCCGGATGCCGCTGTCGATGATGGGCATCGGCGTGGTGACGATGATCTCCCAGCTCACCGGGCGGTACGGCCTGGCCGGCGCGCTCTCGGCGACGCTCGCCATGTCGGCCGCCGTCATCGGCCCCCAGATATCCCGGCTCGTGGACCGGCACGGCCAGCGCAGGGTGCTGCGCCCGGCCACCCTGGTCTCGGTGGCCGCCGTGACCGGTCTGCTCGTCTGCGCCCAGCGCGGCGCCCCCGACTGGACCCTGTTCGTCTTCGCCGCGGGCGCCGGCTGCGTGCCGAGCGTCGGCTCCATGGTCCGGGCCCGCTGGGCCGAGATCTACCGCGGCGACGCCCAGAACCTGCACACGGCCTACTCGTGGGAATCGATCGTCGACGAGCTGTGCTTCATCCTCGGGCCCATCCTGTCCATCGGGCTCTCCACCGCCTGGTTCGCCGAAGCCGGCCCGCTGATCGCCGCCTGCTTCCTGGTGGCCGGGGTGCTCTGGCTGACCGCCCAGCGCGGCACCGAGCCCGTACCGCACCCGCACGAGCACCACAGCGGCCGCTCCGCGCTGAGTTCGCGCGGGCTCCAGGTCCTGGTCGCCACCTTCGTCGCCACCGGCGCGATCTTCGGCTCGGTCGACGTGGTCACGGTGGCCTTCGCCGACGAGCGGGGCCACAAGGCGCTGGCCAGTCTGGTCCTCGCCGTGTACGCCCTCGGCTCGTGCCTGGCCGGAGCCGTGTTCGGGCTGCTGCGCCTGCGGGGCTCCGCCTCGACCAGGTGGCTGGTGGGCGTGTGTGCGATGGCGGTGAGTATGATCCCGCTCCAACTGGCCGGGAACCTGCCGTTCCTTGCCGTGACGCTCTTTGTCGCGGGTCTGTTCATCGCGCCGACGATGGTGACGACGATGGCCCTCGTCGAACAGCACGTACCGCGCAGCAGGCTCACCGAGGGCATGACCTGGACCAGCACCGGGCTCGCGGTCGGTGTGGCGCTCGGCTCCTCCGCCGCCGGTTGGGTGGTGGACGCGGCGGGCGCACAGGCGGGGTACCTGGTGTCCGGCGTGTCGGGAACGCTCGCGGCGGTGGTGGCGTTCCTGGGGTACCGCCGGCTTCGCAGGCCGGTGCCGCATCGGGAGGGGCTCGGAGCAGATGAGCGGAGCGAACGGCAGCAGCACCTGGCGTAA
- a CDS encoding sulfurtransferase — protein sequence MNHLITEADLATELAGHRPPVLLDIRWQLTMAKASGAAPFDGRAAYEAGHLPGAVFVDLDAELAGPPGSGGRHPLPDMAEFGRVMRGAGVSTRTPVVVYDGGQGWAAARAWWLLRWAGHEDVRVLDGGLAAWTGPLSTDVPVPGEGDFRPEPGGVVLLDADGAAALARSGVLLDARAAERYRGDVEPIDRVGGHIPGALSAPTTENVGPDGRFLPAGELAARFKALGAVDTEVGVYCGSGVSGAHEVLALAVAGIPAALYAGSWSQWSSDESRPVATGPDPQ from the coding sequence ATGAATCACCTCATCACCGAAGCCGACCTCGCGACCGAACTGGCGGGCCACCGGCCGCCGGTCCTGCTCGACATCCGCTGGCAGCTGACCATGGCGAAGGCATCGGGCGCCGCGCCGTTCGACGGCCGGGCCGCCTACGAGGCGGGGCACCTGCCCGGAGCGGTCTTCGTCGACCTCGACGCGGAGCTGGCCGGGCCGCCCGGATCCGGCGGCCGGCACCCGCTCCCGGACATGGCCGAATTCGGCCGGGTGATGCGCGGCGCGGGTGTGTCGACGCGTACGCCGGTCGTGGTCTACGACGGCGGTCAGGGCTGGGCCGCGGCCCGCGCCTGGTGGCTGCTGCGCTGGGCCGGCCACGAGGACGTACGAGTACTCGACGGCGGACTCGCCGCGTGGACGGGCCCGCTCTCCACCGACGTCCCCGTGCCCGGCGAGGGCGACTTCCGGCCCGAGCCGGGCGGTGTGGTGCTCCTCGACGCGGACGGGGCGGCCGCGCTGGCCCGTTCCGGAGTGCTGCTCGACGCCCGCGCGGCGGAGCGGTACCGCGGAGACGTCGAGCCCATCGACCGGGTGGGCGGGCACATCCCGGGCGCCCTGTCGGCGCCGACCACCGAGAACGTGGGTCCCGACGGCCGCTTCCTGCCCGCCGGTGAACTGGCCGCCCGCTTCAAGGCCCTTGGCGCAGTCGACACCGAGGTCGGCGTCTACTGCGGCTCCGGCGTCTCCGGCGCGCACGAGGTGCTCGCCCTCGCCGTGGCGGGGATTCCCGCGGCGCTGTACGCCGGTTCGTGGTCCCAGTGGTCGTCGGACGAATCCCGCCCGGTCGCGACGGGCCCCGACCCGCAGTAG
- a CDS encoding D-arabinono-1,4-lactone oxidase → MSGANGSSTWRNWAGNVTARPAREATPASVAELAAEVRRAAEDGLTVKAVGTGHSFTSAAATDGVLIRPGLLTGIREIDRAAMTVTVEAGTPLKRLNAALAREGLSLTNMGDIMEQTVAGATSTGTHGTGRESASIAAQITALELVTADGSLLTCSAKENPEVFAAARIGLGALGIVTAITFAVEPVFWLTAREEPMAFDRVTADFDELYAENEHFEFYWFPHTGNCNTKRNNRSAGPAAPPGRVRAWIDDEFMSNGLFQAVCSLGRVAPATIPAIAKVSSRALSARSYTDIPYKVFTSPRRVRFVEMEYALPREAAVGALREVKALVDRSPLRVSFPVEVRTAPADDIALSTASGRESAYIAVHMFKGTPYQAYFTAVERIMTEHAGRPHWGKLHTRDAAYFAEAYPRFGEFTALRDRLDPERRFANAYLRRVLGD, encoded by the coding sequence ATGAGCGGAGCGAACGGCAGCAGCACCTGGCGTAACTGGGCGGGCAATGTCACCGCCCGGCCGGCGAGGGAGGCCACCCCGGCCTCCGTGGCCGAACTGGCCGCGGAGGTACGCAGGGCCGCCGAGGACGGCCTGACGGTGAAGGCGGTCGGCACCGGCCACTCCTTCACGTCGGCCGCCGCGACCGACGGCGTGCTCATACGCCCCGGCCTGCTGACCGGCATCCGCGAGATCGACCGCGCCGCGATGACCGTCACCGTGGAGGCCGGCACACCGCTGAAGCGGCTCAACGCGGCGCTGGCGCGGGAGGGTCTCTCGCTCACCAACATGGGCGACATCATGGAGCAGACGGTCGCCGGAGCGACGAGCACCGGCACCCACGGCACCGGCCGCGAATCGGCGTCGATCGCCGCCCAGATCACGGCACTTGAACTGGTGACCGCCGACGGCTCGCTCCTGACCTGTTCCGCGAAGGAGAACCCCGAGGTCTTCGCCGCGGCCCGGATCGGGCTCGGCGCGCTCGGCATCGTCACCGCGATCACCTTCGCCGTGGAGCCGGTGTTCTGGCTCACGGCCCGCGAGGAGCCGATGGCCTTCGACCGGGTCACCGCCGACTTCGACGAGCTGTACGCGGAGAACGAGCACTTCGAGTTCTACTGGTTCCCGCACACCGGCAATTGCAACACCAAGCGCAACAACCGCAGCGCGGGTCCCGCGGCCCCGCCGGGGAGGGTGCGGGCCTGGATCGACGACGAGTTCATGTCCAACGGGCTCTTCCAGGCGGTGTGTTCGCTCGGCCGGGTCGCGCCCGCGACCATCCCGGCCATCGCCAAGGTCTCCAGCAGGGCGCTCTCCGCCCGCTCCTACACCGACATCCCCTACAAGGTGTTCACCAGCCCGCGCCGGGTGCGGTTCGTGGAGATGGAGTACGCCCTGCCGCGCGAGGCCGCCGTCGGGGCGCTGCGCGAGGTGAAGGCACTGGTGGACCGCTCGCCGCTGCGCGTGAGCTTCCCCGTGGAGGTCCGTACCGCGCCCGCCGACGACATCGCGCTCTCCACCGCCTCGGGCCGGGAGAGCGCGTACATAGCCGTGCACATGTTCAAGGGCACGCCGTACCAGGCCTACTTCACGGCGGTCGAGCGGATCATGACGGAGCACGCGGGCCGACCGCACTGGGGCAAGCTGCACACGCGGGACGCGGCGTACTTCGCGGAGGCCTACCCCCGCTTCGGCGAGTTCACCGCGCTGCGCGACCGGCTCGACCCCGAGCGCCGCTTCGCCAACGCCTATCTGCGGCGCGTGCTGGGCGACTGA
- the sepH gene encoding septation protein SepH, whose product MPELRVVAVSNDGTRLVLKAADSTEYTLPIDERLRAAVRNDRARLGQIEIEVESHLRPRDIQARIRAGASAEEVAQFAGIPVDRVRRFEGPVLAERAFMAERARKTPVRRPGENTGPQLGEAVQERLLLRGADKESVQWDSWRRDDGTWEVLLVYLVAGEPHSASWTYDPPRRLVQAVDDEARSLIGESDDTLATVPEPSFPFVPRIARLPRDRPLDRALDRSLERPLDRALDRQLERPAPPEPVTAEESDSLTSLLEAVPSFRGDLVVPERPSAAPEPAEPEADTEPEIEEPPAPAASAGAGSAYADVLMPRTVAGHRDRLTGTTDRQAEADGVRPGRRAAVPSWDEIVFGTRRKKQD is encoded by the coding sequence ATGCCCGAACTGCGTGTCGTGGCCGTCTCCAACGACGGCACACGACTGGTGCTCAAGGCTGCGGACAGCACGGAGTACACGCTTCCGATCGACGAGCGGCTCCGGGCCGCTGTGCGCAACGACCGAGCGCGCCTCGGACAGATCGAGATCGAGGTGGAGAGCCACCTCCGCCCGCGCGACATCCAGGCGCGCATACGAGCCGGTGCCTCCGCCGAGGAGGTCGCCCAGTTCGCCGGCATCCCCGTCGACCGCGTACGCCGCTTCGAGGGCCCCGTGCTCGCCGAGCGCGCCTTCATGGCGGAGCGGGCGCGGAAGACCCCCGTGCGGCGTCCGGGCGAGAACACCGGCCCCCAGCTCGGCGAGGCCGTCCAGGAGCGGCTGCTGCTGCGCGGCGCCGACAAGGAGAGCGTCCAGTGGGACTCCTGGCGCCGCGACGACGGCACCTGGGAAGTCCTGCTCGTGTACTTGGTCGCGGGCGAGCCGCACTCCGCGAGCTGGACCTACGACCCGCCGCGCCGGCTCGTGCAGGCCGTCGACGACGAGGCGCGTTCGCTGATCGGCGAGTCCGACGACACCCTCGCCACGGTGCCCGAGCCGAGCTTCCCGTTCGTGCCGCGGATCGCCCGGCTGCCCAGGGACCGGCCGCTCGACCGTGCCCTCGACCGCTCCCTGGAGCGGCCTCTGGACCGCGCCCTCGACCGGCAGTTGGAGCGCCCCGCGCCGCCCGAGCCGGTGACGGCCGAGGAGAGCGACTCGCTGACGAGCCTGCTCGAAGCGGTGCCGAGCTTCCGGGGCGACCTGGTCGTCCCCGAGCGGCCCTCGGCCGCGCCCGAGCCGGCCGAGCCCGAAGCGGACACCGAGCCGGAGATCGAGGAGCCGCCCGCGCCGGCGGCCTCGGCGGGCGCGGGCTCCGCGTACGCGGACGTCCTGATGCCGCGCACGGTCGCCGGCCACCGCGACCGGCTCACCGGCACGACGGACCGTCAGGCCGAGGCCGACGGCGTACGTCCGGGACGGCGGGCCGCCGTGCCGAGCTGGGACGAGATCGTGTTCGGCACGCGCAGGAAGAAGCAGGACTGA
- a CDS encoding ferrochelatase → MSELHDEARGAASAAAPYDALLLLSFGGPEGPDDVVPFLENVTRGRGIPRERLKEVGQHYFLFGGVSPINEQNRALLDALRKDFAQNSLDLPVYWGNRNWAPYLTDTLREMAADGHRRIAVLATSAYASYSGCRQYRENLAEALATLEAEGLAVPRVDKLRHYFNHPGFVRPMTDGVLAALAGLPEDVRAGAHLAFTTHSIPEAAADTSGPVEEHGDGGAYVREHLDVARTIADAVRAETGVERPWRLVYQSRSGAPHTPWLEPDICDHLEAVHGEGAPAVVMVPIGFVSDHMEVLYDLDTEATAKAAELGLPVARSATVGADPRFAAAVRELVVERAATERGAGPQRCALGALGPSHDLCPVGCCPAARGAAKSAAAGADSPYA, encoded by the coding sequence ATGTCCGAACTGCACGATGAAGCTCGCGGAGCGGCCTCGGCCGCCGCCCCGTACGACGCCCTGCTGCTGCTCTCCTTCGGCGGCCCCGAAGGCCCCGACGACGTGGTCCCGTTCCTGGAGAACGTGACGCGCGGCCGCGGCATCCCGAGGGAGCGGCTCAAGGAGGTGGGGCAGCACTACTTCCTCTTCGGTGGAGTGAGCCCCATCAACGAGCAGAACCGCGCGCTGCTCGACGCCCTGCGCAAGGACTTCGCGCAGAACAGCCTGGACCTGCCGGTGTACTGGGGCAACCGGAACTGGGCGCCCTACCTCACCGACACCCTGCGCGAGATGGCCGCCGACGGCCACCGTCGCATCGCGGTCCTCGCCACCAGCGCCTACGCCTCGTACTCGGGCTGCCGCCAGTACCGCGAGAACCTCGCCGAGGCACTGGCCACGCTGGAGGCCGAGGGGCTCGCCGTGCCGCGGGTCGACAAGCTGCGGCACTACTTCAACCACCCCGGCTTCGTGCGGCCCATGACCGACGGCGTCCTCGCCGCGCTCGCCGGGCTGCCCGAGGACGTGCGCGCGGGCGCCCACCTCGCCTTCACCACCCACTCGATCCCCGAGGCGGCCGCCGACACCTCCGGCCCCGTCGAGGAGCACGGCGACGGCGGCGCCTATGTGCGCGAGCACCTCGACGTGGCGCGGACGATCGCCGACGCGGTGCGCGCCGAGACCGGTGTCGAGCGGCCCTGGCGGCTGGTCTACCAGTCCCGCTCCGGCGCCCCGCACACCCCCTGGCTCGAACCCGACATCTGCGACCACCTGGAGGCCGTGCACGGCGAGGGCGCGCCGGCCGTCGTCATGGTCCCCATCGGCTTCGTCTCCGACCACATGGAGGTCCTGTACGACCTCGACACGGAGGCCACCGCCAAGGCCGCCGAGCTCGGGCTCCCCGTGGCCCGTTCCGCCACCGTCGGGGCCGATCCCCGCTTCGCCGCGGCCGTGCGCGAGCTCGTCGTCGAGCGGGCCGCCACCGAGCGCGGGGCGGGGCCGCAGCGGTGCGCGCTCGGCGCCCTGGGCCCTTCGCACGACCTCTGCCCCGTCGGCTGCTGCCCCGCCGCCCGCGGCGCCGCCAAGTCCGCGGCGGCCGGCGCCGACAGCCCGTACGCGTAA